The Phlebotomus papatasi isolate M1 chromosome 3, Ppap_2.1, whole genome shotgun sequence genomic sequence ccctatctttcacaccttacttttaagaagctcccatacaaaataccccttactaaatatatgtgaaggacactgttttgcgttcatggtggtgaagagcggaactacgaaaattatgttgccggccgtgttgctcagctgtcagtgacaagatggaatattttccaaaagattttatttgttttgaaaatttgcacaaagttTGTGAGTGATTTTGTGCGATTTGAGTGATTTTATGCGTATAAATATGCGTCGGTGCGTTTCGTATAGAGAAGAGTGTCGTGAGTACAATAAACAAGTTTGCAACcgtgaaatacgtgtttttctttccttttcgtgagcattttttaggagacaatttttttatacaattgtttttgcttttctaaagtgtttaaTCATTTATACtggttaattaaaatatatcactATCTTTGTATCTTCTATCGTTTGTgtaaaattcgaaaatgaaatcaggatgtgcaattgacagtttcattccaccgccattgatgtaACTTGGCAAAATCTAGTCCTTAATTGgggcctaccactcggatcttgccgatgagggctaaaatagtttCTATAGATGGGTGGTAAtttaatggctcaacgctgggcccccttaccctgtgtcagacgggtaggttatgttttttagtatgcgacatgcataattattttaatatttttggcaaactttattaagtagttgtgataattgtgatccacaatgaagagagcaaggacaagtaccacaatcgcaaagaaagtggaagccgtcgagcaatttcaatactaaaaatcgttgataattttaaaaaattacatggactatagtgcgacccaagtgtcaaatttgaaaccaaatatggactatagcgagactctactgtattatcattgtatcgaagtttttaatacatattgtgataaaaaatggaacataagcacaccatgaagaaaatgctcttgttctttgtcagcagaaaataaattcacacagcacaaaatataaaaaccgttgatcattcaaaaaacctaaatgtcattttgtcccccagtcagccggataacgaagagtcgagtgtaaaTCACTAGTTCGTGTGGTTCGTATACAGtagagtagactctcgcaaattcggctcttttaagatcgggctactttttaattcgggcagcggttacatttgaaaaaagtttgttgtcatttttcaagtttgattatgattatcaaatgactcaaatatgctcaaatttagcatggtttgtcttagttttgatgtgattttgcattattgagggattttcatgcaatttacgatatatatcagtgtgtaaactcaatatctatatgcacatgtcgcccgaatttctgtctaattcggctgacgtttcggtcccatatgcccgaatttgagagagtctattgTATTTCGAAAAGCCCGGGACGTTTTTCCGCCCTTTTTTCagttgttttcaaaattattttaataatatccTGTAATGTTGTTTAGTCTGGTCACTGAGGTGTcctttctggatttttttttgcagaaagaGAGCAAATCAGCGGCCAAGGAGGTGGAAGAGGAAGCTGATCCAGCTAGTGTTTTCTTCTGGTGGACATTAGGCATTACCCTCTTGACTGTGGCCTTGTTCATCTCAGCCCGGATGGGCATTTATCAGGAAGTGCTGTACAAACGCTATGGAAAACATCCACGAGAGGCTCTATACTACACTCACCTTTTGCCACTGCCCGGATTCCTGCTGTTGACCAACAATATCTGGGATCACTTCAAAATTGCTGTTTCTAGTCCGCCTGTCCAGGTACCTGTTTTGGATATTGCAGTACCGATTGTTGTGCTGTTTCTGCTGGGAAATGTCCTAACGCAGTATGTATGCATAAGTTCTGTTTACGTCCTCACGACGGAATGTTCCTCTCTGACGGTGACTCTGGTGGTGACACTACGAAAATTTGTATCACTCCTGTTCTCTATCATCTACTTCCAAAATCCCTTTACGATATACCATTGGATTGGTACACTGTGCGTGTTTTATGGGACAATTGTCTTCACGGAAGTGATACCTAATGTTAGGAAATCTCTTGCCACGAGAAAAAGTCAAGGGAAAAAAGTGGATTAGGACTCTATTagacaattctttttttttaccaccAATACTTGTGATTTCGTCATATCCTGTGTGAAAGTGTGTTAtgtgaatttgttttttttttgcatctctatattttgaaaaactcattttttatttttttggcaaacagacaacaacaaaaaaaatataacaaataatGCTCAAAAGTTGAAATTCGGGGGAAAAAATTTAGTGTTGAGGTTATTTAGGATACTTTGCACATTTCATCACTCATTGCTGGAGTCAGTGCACCTCCCTGCAGTACGGTATTCACTGCAGCTCTGGCTAAGTAGCCAGTGGTCTCGGAGTAGTTGAGGGAGTACAGTGGAGAGATGTCCTTGGAGATCTCTTTGCGATTGTCCTTGCAGTACATATTGAAGGCACTTTCGAGTAATTTATCGAGATCGAGAACTTGCTGAAATTgcaattcgggatttcgactgaGGATCTTTGCCACAATTCCCAGCAGCTCAACTGTCAATTGACGCCGTTCCGGCAATTCGATGTGAATGAGAGTTTCCTCCACGAGAAGTGAAAAGGACAATTCACTGCGACTCATGCTCGTGAGGGTTGGCGTTGCCGGCAAATGATGCCCTTGTACGTGAATTCCTTCAGGTGTTCGCTGAAGGACATCCCAAACCCAATTGTAGAATTGGTCAGGAACACGACACAGGCATCCCTCGAGCTGACGCCGTTGAAACGTAGATAAGCTTTTGGGGACaaacaagttaagaaaaaaaaactaaagtctCGGGAGAATAAGATATACAGGGAATAAAATAACATGACTTaaatcataattaaaaaaaaaattcacagaaaaatATAGAGATTTAAAATATGTTGAGATTTTGTTAAAGAACAATGATGGAATAAATTGtaagaaatctttttaaaataagtAGTTTTTTAGTTATAGCAATCATTtagtaaaaataacaaaatattttgtttcatgAATAAAAAGTTACTGGTTTTAGAAGatttatatttcaataaataataaaataagacatttaaatatggaaattattattatttttttaaatacagggCCGTATTCAATTATACATTTCGTTCCTTTAAGTTTACAAGTTCGTGttacaattgaaattttaaaaaccaaacctaaaataattttgagcatCAAGCTGTAAATATTCTCTTATATTTTTTGAGTGTGTAGACCTGACCCAACCGACATGACATTTAAACTGACGATTTGACGGAGTTCCGCGAGACGGCGCTCCACGACGGACGAGGACTGACGAACCAACGGACGGCGACAGAACGAGAGTGGACGTGGACACGTTAACACGTAATAAAGTAGAGAGTCCAAAGTATTGAGCGTTTTTTTGAGTGAATCGAGTGAAAATGAGGAGGTCTACAGCTTCAGGTGTGGGGTACAGTAGGCCCACAGTGGAGGAGATGAGACAAGCCTTGATGGACATAGGAGAGAATCTGCCCTCCACAGTATCTCCCATGCAAATTCGAGCGCTTTTTGAGAGGGTCATTGGAGTGACGCCATCACACGCGGGAGAGTCTGCAGTGAACAAGGGGAAAAATCAAGATGCAAAAGATTCCGGAGTGAGCGCCCCATGGAAAGCACGAGAAATTCCTATAAATTTTGCAGTGAGCTCCGATGAGGAAAATTCTGTGGATGAGCAAGCAGCGGCGGCTGCCAAATTCAAATTGGCCGTTAAAGAGCGAGTGACGCCAACATTGCAAATGGAAAATTCCATTGAGAGTTCGACCCCGAATCTTCTAGAAAAACCAGTTGATGATGAAAAACAACAAGCTACCATCAATGAAGGCGCGATTCGTACAACACTAGTGAAATTATTGAGTGAATTGAGTGTTCCAAAACAGGATATTGGAGTCAAATGTACATTCCAAGACATTGAGAATGCAGTAGAGGCTTTCACAGGCGATGATGGCTTCAGAGTGCAGCAGTGGATAGAAGATTTCGAGGCAATTTGTGATGATTTTGCCGTATCTGACAGATCCCGTCTTGTATTTGCTCGACGCCTTATCAAGAGTGGACCAGCAAGGGATCTAATTCGTAGTGGAAGATTCAAAACCTGGGCGGAACTGCGGGAAGCACTGAGGGATGAATTTGGCCAGGAATTGACAGTGCGAGAGATATTGGATAAGATGAGAACACGCAAGAAGACATCAAATGAGACTTGTCACCAGTATGTCTTGGCAATGCAGGCCTTGGTGTCAGGCTATCCAATACCTGAGGAGGATGTGATCTGCGCAATTCTTGAGGGGCTTCAGGACA encodes the following:
- the LOC129805716 gene encoding UDP-xylose and UDP-N-acetylglucosamine transporter-like, yielding MGFIPKISNWKAAIAIVCVFLGCCSNVVFLELLVKYDPGSGNLITFSQFAFIALEGFIFTHRLGTQPARIGFKDYTILVAMFFTSSVCNNYAFDFNIPMPLHMIFRAGSLIANMIMGILILNKKYDFSKYFSVLLITFGIIICTIVSGSDVKESKSAAKEVEEEADPASVFFWWTLGITLLTVALFISARMGIYQEVLYKRYGKHPREALYYTHLLPLPGFLLLTNNIWDHFKIAVSSPPVQVPVLDIAVPIVVLFLLGNVLTQYVCISSVYVLTTECSSLTVTLVVTLRKFVSLLFSIIYFQNPFTIYHWIGTLCVFYGTIVFTEVIPNVRKSLATRKSQGKKVD